The proteins below are encoded in one region of Bacteriovorax sp. Seq25_V:
- a CDS encoding glycosyltransferase family 39 protein: MEAKKSYHLILFALIFVIQFTFMSVHKIIPADIIYGINDQQDILVSDKAKGINEKTYLTKNIVSRNSTPILTFKIVGKEFPIKFSARHGGLGLSLYKILNYVFNENTFAIWHALFKSLAALLFFFALRNFIGQRKSSIATMMLVIDPMFLTSYFVFITELINLTSMMILFYIFSRKQEINSRGLFLVGALIGFNLYLRLNFLWMIVWVIPIFYTKESLRQTLTKKRVSLFFIGGFLGGALFLYRLDISRLLAEVSLVMQSWDPTHLIFYFVRLLMSPTAYNQYFLEVGSALTVPIETILCMFVLLLVFGKVNFSEMNKKILLGIFLSLLTVYFCTRAGENYFLYLSFLIIPIYFFVFTNKIRIKPLVIILFLRFLVFSSAYYGSGVLAIFDYKTNEQVWNKAAAFSGKKIVNLSDSDHGKGNYLGHNLEIYNLNRYFYEYDNMTINLALALFGQDGVLILPERDIWGAWYQNQGIFDYQKFEEMARRDGIEIIEYDHVKKKEGTGYYIINYKFKK, from the coding sequence TTGGAAGCGAAAAAAAGTTATCATCTCATCTTATTTGCGCTCATATTTGTAATTCAATTTACATTTATGAGCGTCCATAAAATAATTCCTGCGGACATAATATATGGAATTAATGATCAGCAAGATATCCTAGTTAGTGATAAAGCTAAAGGCATAAATGAAAAAACTTATTTAACAAAAAATATTGTCTCTCGAAATAGTACACCCATACTAACTTTTAAGATTGTAGGGAAAGAGTTCCCGATAAAGTTCTCAGCTAGACATGGAGGGCTAGGTCTTTCATTATATAAAATTCTAAATTATGTGTTCAATGAAAATACATTTGCAATTTGGCATGCATTATTTAAGTCTCTTGCCGCACTTCTCTTTTTTTTCGCGTTAAGAAATTTTATAGGTCAAAGGAAATCATCAATTGCGACAATGATGTTAGTTATTGATCCGATGTTTCTCACAAGCTATTTTGTTTTTATAACTGAACTTATAAATCTCACTTCAATGATGATTCTTTTTTATATTTTTTCTAGGAAACAAGAGATTAATTCGAGGGGGCTATTTTTAGTCGGAGCCCTAATTGGCTTCAATCTCTATCTCAGGCTTAATTTTCTTTGGATGATTGTTTGGGTGATTCCAATATTTTATACAAAAGAATCACTTAGACAAACTCTAACAAAAAAACGAGTGTCACTATTCTTTATAGGAGGTTTCCTCGGAGGGGCCCTGTTTTTGTATCGATTGGATATTTCTCGTTTATTGGCTGAAGTTAGTCTCGTTATGCAAAGTTGGGATCCAACACACTTAATATTTTATTTTGTGAGACTACTCATGAGTCCGACAGCTTATAATCAATATTTTTTAGAAGTGGGATCAGCACTTACAGTACCTATAGAAACGATTTTGTGTATGTTTGTATTGCTGCTAGTGTTTGGTAAAGTGAATTTTAGTGAAATGAATAAGAAAATACTTTTAGGGATATTTTTGTCATTGCTAACTGTTTATTTTTGTACTCGCGCAGGAGAGAATTATTTTCTATATTTGTCTTTTCTAATAATACCGATCTATTTCTTTGTTTTTACGAATAAAATACGGATTAAGCCATTAGTGATTATTCTATTTTTACGTTTTTTAGTTTTTTCAAGTGCATACTACGGGTCCGGCGTATTAGCGATATTCGATTACAAGACAAATGAACAAGTATGGAATAAGGCGGCTGCTTTCTCTGGTAAAAAGATAGTAAATCTTAGTGACTCAGATCATGGGAAAGGAAATTATTTGGGCCATAACTTAGAAATCTATAATCTAAATAGATATTTTTATGAGTACGATAATATGACTATAAATCTTGCACTAGCTTTATTCGGGCAAGATGGAGTACTTATTCTTCCTGAGAGGGATATTTGGGGAGCTTGGTATCAGAATCAAGGTATTTTTGATTATCAAAAGTTTGAAGAAATGGCTCGCCGAGATGGAATTGAAATTATAGAATATGATCATGTTAAGAAAAAAGAAGGTACAGGATACTATATTATCAATTATAAATTCAAAAAATAA
- a CDS encoding type II secretion system protein → MKKVNLFKSSSGFTLAEVMISAGIVGVISVAVMQLTGNLFKSTRYTNQSMTANSLRATLYTSLRSKNACQTTFAGAVVTANANLASIAGPGGGAVITSGAVFGDPNLTDASGRITITDIHTENYQANGAAYRSDPTLGATDRQNATVDLVVVYKRGDYENKATTDADEKAKTLGSITNELRIPVQLVHDTAGSVVTCDTESNTYTKALCDSLQGELNTDGFCRHITVEDDLAPNSDYAATFKGNVNIEASNITPTANDLRVDGSVGIGRDPVEYAGQGGYMAVKNSIVVGASPLAPPNVTAYEEPGVGFFNNSLGVGRDADAAKGSITVGASIAIGSTVAYPGGDGNASVQKSLGVGVNPAARAAGEAHINNSIGVGSTRPPFANAGSLRAGSLIIDSGTSLADPGAGNIVVSGYVHIPNQTESQANTPTHAATMGWVARKIADTITPAIGNLTSVYNDILSSNPSEVGFAQICQGMQIQSADGSYTVGVYSAGRCNFDLKHCTESGVCNAVYAGTGGVTSIGNITSTNGNITANLGNISAPKAGATISAPNGTVSANRVSAASQLCLNGNCKSNWEQINIGTSSCVTVSAGNQCSSGYFISRINTTTTTVQYVSNVTPNYYNGSVTSVSVAKSTSPTLVTGFSYSCCKAVNLNP, encoded by the coding sequence ATGAAAAAAGTAAATTTGTTCAAATCTTCAAGTGGTTTCACGCTAGCCGAGGTTATGATTTCGGCCGGGATTGTTGGGGTTATCTCAGTAGCTGTTATGCAGTTAACAGGAAACCTTTTTAAGTCGACAAGATATACAAACCAGTCGATGACTGCGAACTCTTTACGTGCGACTCTCTACACCTCACTAAGATCAAAAAATGCATGTCAGACAACATTTGCAGGAGCAGTAGTAACGGCAAACGCAAACCTTGCAAGCATTGCTGGGCCTGGTGGTGGGGCCGTCATTACATCTGGTGCCGTTTTTGGTGATCCAAATCTAACAGATGCTTCAGGACGTATCACTATTACTGATATTCATACAGAAAATTATCAAGCGAATGGCGCTGCTTATAGAAGTGATCCAACCCTTGGTGCTACAGATAGACAAAATGCAACGGTTGATCTTGTGGTTGTTTATAAGCGCGGGGATTATGAAAATAAAGCAACTACAGATGCTGATGAAAAAGCGAAAACTCTAGGGTCAATTACTAATGAGTTAAGAATCCCTGTTCAGCTAGTTCATGATACAGCTGGATCGGTAGTTACTTGTGATACTGAATCAAATACCTATACGAAAGCTCTATGTGACTCTCTTCAAGGTGAATTGAATACAGATGGTTTCTGTCGTCATATTACTGTAGAAGATGATCTCGCACCGAACTCTGATTATGCAGCTACATTTAAAGGTAATGTAAATATTGAAGCAAGTAATATAACTCCAACGGCAAATGATCTTAGGGTAGATGGTTCGGTTGGTATTGGCCGTGATCCAGTTGAGTATGCTGGACAGGGTGGATACATGGCCGTTAAAAACTCAATTGTTGTTGGTGCTTCTCCACTGGCTCCTCCTAATGTGACTGCCTATGAAGAACCAGGTGTTGGTTTCTTTAATAACTCGCTTGGTGTTGGGAGAGATGCTGATGCTGCAAAAGGTTCGATCACAGTAGGGGCTTCTATCGCAATCGGTTCAACTGTCGCTTATCCAGGTGGCGATGGAAACGCTTCAGTTCAAAAGTCATTAGGTGTTGGTGTTAATCCAGCGGCGCGCGCGGCTGGTGAAGCGCATATAAATAATTCGATTGGTGTTGGTTCTACCAGGCCACCGTTTGCAAATGCTGGTTCATTAAGAGCTGGTAGCTTAATTATTGATTCGGGGACATCTTTAGCGGACCCTGGAGCAGGTAATATCGTTGTTAGTGGTTATGTTCACATTCCAAATCAAACTGAAAGTCAGGCCAATACTCCAACTCATGCCGCAACAATGGGATGGGTCGCTAGAAAAATTGCAGATACAATTACACCAGCGATTGGAAACTTAACATCTGTTTATAATGATATCTTATCGTCTAATCCATCAGAAGTAGGATTTGCTCAAATATGTCAAGGAATGCAAATTCAAAGTGCTGATGGTTCATATACGGTAGGGGTCTACTCGGCGGGACGATGTAATTTTGACTTAAAACACTGTACCGAATCAGGTGTTTGTAATGCTGTTTATGCTGGAACTGGTGGGGTAACTTCAATTGGTAATATAACCTCTACAAATGGTAATATTACAGCCAATTTAGGTAATATTAGTGCTCCTAAAGCAGGTGCAACAATTTCAGCCCCGAACGGAACTGTGAGTGCTAATAGAGTATCAGCAGCAAGTCAGTTATGTTTGAACGGAAATTGTAAAAGTAATTGGGAGCAAATAAATATTGGGACTTCAAGCTGTGTTACGGTCTCTGCTGGAAATCAATGCTCTTCCGGATACTTTATCTCACGAATTAATACAACAACGACAACAGTTCAGTATGTTTCTAACGTAACTCCAAATTATTATAATGGTTCTGTTACTTCGGTATCGGTAGCTAAGTCGACATCACCTACACTCGTGACTGGATTTAGCTATTCTTGCTGTAAGGCCGTTAATTTAAACCCATAA